Genomic DNA from Candidatus Caldatribacterium sp.:
CTTAGGGCGAGGCGGTGGGAGCTTTCTTCCTGCCTTAGGGTTTTCAAGGCAAAGAGGTTGGTACACGGGATTCCGCTACGAGTATGCGTTTTCCCCAGAGGTTCTCTTCCTTGCCCGTTATACCATAGCAACCCAGGGAGGACAGCTCCTCCAAACCGATATTACCATCAACGGGGAAAACTTGAAAGGACAGGTTTTCTGGGACACTCGTTTCTCCGGGAACGATACCGTAGGTATCGCCGCGTCCCTCAAGAAAGGCGACTTTTCCCTCCTTGTCATTGCTACCCGAAACGAGGCCGTCAACTCCCAAACCCTTTCTCGTTCCCCCCAAATTGTTGCCTCCTTCACCGAAAGCCTCTCTGACACCTTTACGCTCTCGGGAGCTTTCAGTTATGGGTACTTTGCCACTGAAACTTTCTCCAGTCCTCGCTTCGATGCCCGCCTCACCCTCTCCTTCAAGGAAGAGAACTTTGGAGCAAAAATCTTCGGATGGGGGACGTGGCTTGACGGGGGGTACCTTGGGCGTTTCGGGGGTGAGGCGTTCTGGGAAAAGGACCTCTCGCCGAACTTTTGGGCACGTTTCTCCCTACGCTTCGTCGAGGGTGACTACTCACCCTTCTTCTTCGATTTGCAGCCAGAATCCTTAGCGTCCTTCGAGTTCCTCTGGGGGGAAGAAGAGGGAAGTTTCCTCCATATTCGGGGACGGTACGACCTCAGAGCGCAGGGTTTTCGCGACTGGACGGTGGGCATTGGCCTTGGAAACGAAAACATATCCTTTGGGGTCGAAGGGGTGTACGCTCAAGGGTCCTTCACGGAACGCCGGTACTTCCTGCGCAAGAGAATCGAGGACTGCGCGGAGGTGGAAATGTCCTTCCTTGACCCTGAGGGGAGTTTTTTCGTTGCTTTGAATCTCTCGGGCTTTGACGCGTCCCGCCGAGCGGAAAGCCTCTTCGAGGAAGAGGAACCCTTCGACCCTTTGGGTTTCAAGAGAGACCTCGACACGCCATGATGCGCCGAATTCTCACAGTAAGTGCACTCCTTTTGGCCCTCATTTTCGGAGGAACCCTTGGGTACGTTTTCCTTGAGGGCTGGTCCTTCCTTGACGCCCTGTACATGACGGTTATTACCCTCACCACCGTGGGGTTCCAGGAAGTCCACCCCTTGAGCACTGCCGGAAGGGTTTTCACCATCGGTATCGTGGGCTCTGGAGTGCTCCTTGTGACCTATGGAGTGACTTCCCTTGTAGCTCTCCTTTCGGAGGGAAAACTCGGTGAATATCTGAGAAAACGCGAGGTGAAACGCATGCTCGAAACCATAAAGGGGCATTTCATCATCTGCGGGTGTGGAGTGGTGGGAAGCGAAGTTGTGGCGTACTTTGAGCGGGCCCGAGTTCCGTACGTGGTCATTGAAAAGGATCGGGAGAAAATCGACCGGGTGCTCCTCACCATTCCCAATCTCCTCTTCATCGAAGGCAACGCCACCGAAGAGGAAATTCTCAAGGAAGCGGGTATCGAGCGAGCTCAAGGGCTCCTTGCCCTTGTTGGAAGCGACCCCGAGAACGTCTACATTACCCTTACCGCCCGGCACCTTAACCCGCACCTTCGGATTGTCGCCCGAGCAATCGCTCCTGAATCCATAGAGATTCTCCGCCGCGCCGGGGCAAACTACGTTATCTGTCCCCAGAAAATCGGGGCCATTCGCTTAGCCGCAGCAGCCCTCCGGCCTCAGGCTTCCTGTTTCCTCGACCTTCTCCTTCNNNNNNNNNNATCTGACCATTGAAGAAATTGAAGTACAACCGAACTCACCCCTCTGTGGGAAAACCCTTGCCGAGGTTGACCTCCCCGGAAAATTCGGACTCCTCGTGGTGGCCATAAAGGACAAAAAAGGAGGGTTCCTCTTCAATCCCCGGGGAACAACCGTCCTCGACGCCCATGACGTTCTCATCGTCATCGGGCGCGTGGAACAAATTCTTGAGCTCCGGAGATTCTCCCCTTAGCTCTTCTCAAGAGTACCCTTGAGGTCCTCGAGGGCGTACTTCTCCTCTTTGCTGAGGACCTTAGTAAGGTCAAGGAGAATCAAGAGCTTCCCTTCGAGTTTCCCCACACCCTTAATGTACTCGGTATCAATAGAGGCAATGAGGGGTGAAGGGGGTTCGATTTTGTCCTCGCTCAGACGCAGCACTTCATCGACGCTATCCACAATCATCCCTACCGTATGCGGCGGGACATCGACCACGATGATACGCGTTGATTTCGTCTCCTCGCCTTTGGGTAGGTGAAAGCGCTTACGCAGGTCAATTACCGGAATGACCCGGCCTCGCAGGTTAATAACTCCCTCGACGAAATCTGGAGCCCCCGGAACCTTGGTGATCGGCTGCATGCGGATGATTTCCTGGACCTGGGCGATATCCACTCCGTACACTTCCTGGGCAAGCTGGAAGGCAACAAGTTGCAACTCCTGAGGCACAAGCCTCACCTCCTCTTAAGGATTACGGTTTTCCCGTGCCAGGCAAAGTACGTCACCTTTCCCTCTCTTTCAAGCTCCAAAACGGCATCCCAGACCACCGGAAGGGGGAGTCCAACTCGGACCACGAGATCGTGAAGGAAAACGGGCTCATTGAAAGCCCCGTACACTCGCTCCTTGGGGTTCACGACCTCTTCGCCACCCGCAACAAGAAGCACAACCACACCCCTTCCATTCTTTTCTATCGGATGAAACTGCCAGAACTTTACCCCGTATTGTAGCATGTCCGCAGAAAAAAATGTGTGTGGTATAATACTTCTCGATTGCGCATCGGGGAGGGAGAATAATGACTCCACGAGAACGTGCCCTGCGGGCACTGAACCATGAAGTTCCGGATCGCATTCCTCTGGATCTCGGAACGACGAACTGCACAACGCTCACGCGTCGAGCCTACGAGAACCTCAAGAGGTACCTTGGCATCGAAAAAGAAACTCGCCTCATGATGGAGAACTTCCAGATTGTCTTTGTGGATGAGGAGGTCCTCGAAATTCTCGGCATCGATACCCGTGGTATCCATCCCACTCCCCAACCAGAGAAGCACATCATTGATGAACATACCTACTACAACGAGTTCGGCATCAAGTTCCGGATGCCTGAGGGTGGCCTCTACTATGATATGGTGGAGCACCCTCTTGCGGGGAAAATCCTCGAAGAGCTTAAAGATTACGAATGGCCGGATCCGGCGAAGACCATGGATCTTACCGGCGTCCGGGAACGGGCTGAAGCCCTCTTCCGAGAGGGAAAGTACTTGATTGTGGGAGATATGATTGATACCGGAATTTTTGAGCCCTGCTGGTACCTCAGAGGATTTGAGAATTTCCTCGTAGACCTCGTCTGCAACGTGGATTTTGCCACGTCTCTCCTTGAAAAAATGTACGAGTACCAGCTCAAGCGGTACTCCCTTTTTCTCTCTGAGTGTGGAGAATTCCTCGACGTCATCTTTGTGGGAGATGACCTTGCTACCGCCGAGAGTACCATCATGAGTCCTAAGACGTACCGGGACATTGTGAAACCTTACCACAAGGAATACTTTAAGAATCTCAAGAAAATGGCCCCTCGGGCAAAGCTCCTTTACCACTCATGTGGAAGTATTGCGCCCTTTATTCCGGACCTCATCGAAATCGGCGTTGACATCTTGAACCCGGTGCAGGTCTCCGCCCAGGGGATGGACACGAAGGCCCTCAAAGAACGCTTTGGAAAAGACCTGTCCTTCTGGGGTGCCATAGACACGACGTACGTTCTCCCTCGAGGAACAGAAGAAGAAGTACGCCAAGAAGTGCGCCGCCGCATTGACGATCTTGGCCCTTCTGGATACGTGCTCTGCGCGGTTCACGATATACAGCCCGATGTCCCTCCCGAAAACATCGTGGCGATGTACGAAGAAGCTCGACGCTATGGAGTGTTCGCGTAAGAAGGCGATAGGGTGGTTGAGACAAAGAGCTTTTCGTTCTCTTTCCGAGGACTAAAAAGGGCTCTGAACTTTCCTCCTGCCCTTCTTGTTCTCCTTGGATTCCTGGGGCTCATTTTCATCGGCACTTTTCTCCTCTTTTTGCCCTTTTCCGTTGCCCCTGGCAACACCATCCGTTTCATCGATGCTCTGTTCACGGCGACATCCGCCGTATGTGTAACGGGTCTCATCGTCGTGGACACGGGAACCTTTTTCTCCGTATGGGGGCAGATAGTGATTCTCGTCCTCATCCAGTTTGGAGGACTCGGCTACATGACCGTAGCAACCCTCCTTGCCCTGGCCCTCAGGCGGCGCATAGAGTACCGGGACCGCTTAGCCATCCGGGATTCCTTTAGCCTCGACGTTCCTGGAGGAATGGTGCGGTTCGTCCTCGATGTTCTCCGTTACGTCCTCTGGGTTGAGGGAGTAGGATTTGTGCTCCTTTCCCTTGCCTTTCTTCGGTACTTTCCTGCAGGAAAAGCATTCTTTGCCGCCCTTTTCCATTCCGTTTCTGCCTTCTGCAATGCAGGGTTTTCGGT
This window encodes:
- a CDS encoding chemotaxis protein CheW, translated to MPQELQLVAFQLAQEVYGVDIAQVQEIIRMQPITKVPGAPDFVEGVINLRGRVIPVIDLRKRFHLPKGEETKSTRIIVVDVPPHTVGMIVDSVDEVLRLSEDKIEPPSPLIASIDTEYIKGVGKLEGKLLILLDLTKVLSKEEKYALEDLKGTLEKS